In the Alkaliphilus flagellatus genome, one interval contains:
- a CDS encoding GNAT family N-acetyltransferase, whose translation MKLNKHRNIDTFLEETLKYLEQSEALNNLMLGICNTIKNNPDYYSDVYLATVKQGEELAIAAVMTPPNKLVVYSNREECDDAIELLVGDLRNRNIDIPGVIGPKELSKRTCDIWSKYNDCKVKLEMNMRVYELREVNKNTIGEGILRPADEEDLEFVAQGRYDFEIDTGLNASPDKEKCYEVVRNRLPEKTIFLWEDAGKVVSMAAKARPTQNGATVALVHTPKELRKRGYATSCVAALSQHLLDSGYKFCSLFTDLANPTSNSIYMKIGYKPVGDYDSYIIEKGEITITKLIQIELLE comes from the coding sequence ATGAAATTAAACAAACATAGGAATATAGATACTTTTTTAGAAGAAACCTTAAAGTATTTAGAGCAAAGCGAAGCATTAAATAATCTTATGTTAGGTATTTGCAATACAATTAAAAACAACCCAGATTATTATAGTGATGTTTATCTTGCTACTGTAAAACAAGGAGAGGAATTAGCTATAGCGGCGGTTATGACACCTCCTAATAAACTAGTTGTATATAGCAACAGAGAAGAGTGTGATGACGCAATAGAATTATTAGTAGGTGATTTACGTAATAGAAATATTGATATACCTGGTGTTATAGGTCCTAAAGAACTATCAAAAAGAACTTGTGATATTTGGAGCAAATATAACGATTGTAAGGTAAAATTAGAGATGAATATGAGGGTTTATGAACTAAGGGAAGTAAATAAAAATACAATTGGAGAAGGAATATTAAGACCAGCCGATGAAGAAGACTTAGAGTTTGTAGCACAGGGGCGGTATGACTTTGAAATTGATACTGGATTAAATGCTTCACCAGATAAAGAAAAATGTTATGAGGTAGTTAGAAATAGGCTACCAGAAAAAACTATTTTTTTATGGGAAGATGCAGGTAAAGTAGTATCAATGGCAGCTAAAGCTAGGCCTACACAAAATGGGGCTACCGTTGCTTTAGTTCATACACCAAAGGAATTAAGAAAAAGAGGCTACGCAACCAGTTGTGTGGCAGCATTAAGTCAACATTTATTAGATTCTGGCTATAAGTTCTGTTCTTTATTTACGGATCTAGCAAATCCTACTTCAAACAGTATTTATATGAAAATAGGATATAAACCAGTTGGGGATTATGATAGCTATATTATAGAAAAAGGGGAAATAACAATAACAAAGCTAATACAAATTGAATTATTAGAATAA